Sequence from the Panulirus ornatus isolate Po-2019 chromosome 5, ASM3632096v1, whole genome shotgun sequence genome:
GAGCATTCACACCAACAGCCACCTTGTTAACAGAGTACCAAAAGAGATTATATCCCCTTCAAGTATTGTGTATGATTGCATAGCATGTAACGCACCCAAATATAAGGGGAATTAAATTACATCACCAGTAACCACAAAGGGTATCAATGTTAATCTTGATAATCAATACTTTTTTATTGCTTTCCTGATAAGAGCCAGTCTCTGCTTGTGTGCCTCTGTTGTGGGTGCTCTCTTATATGGACGTAATTCATCAGTGCCAAAGCCTGGCAACCACATATGCCAATTGCGTTCTGTAAAGAAAAGATATGTTACCAAAAAGTTTTCATATAGCAACTATTTGCCCAAGTCTATTTACTCAAAAAATCAAATGCAAATTATTCAGCCTTAAGACTAATAATGGAAAACCTATTTGCTATTTCCAAGAGTGTTAACATTTTTTCTTACCTGATAGCCTTCCCACTACATGAAATGTCCCAGAAACACTTGCTTAAGAATTAATTGAATTACACCAGAGGTACCAGAACACTTGCTAAAGAATTCCACAAGTTTAGGTATAACATAAAATGAAGATATTTCCACCTATGTTTAAATATATATTCCCCTTACCTAAATACATTTGCACATCCTTGACATCCAGAGATCGAGCTCCCCTGTGCTTTGCCAGACGACATGCTGCATTAACAGTAGACTCAATGAAATCATCAGCAATGGACAAAAGcatttcttccacttcttcttctaaCTGTTCGTTGGGATCAACTTCTCTGACAAGTTCAGTTATTCTCTGTTTGTTGAGAACCTGCAAAAGAATAATGAGAAACTATATTAAAAAAGAACTGAAGAATGGCAAACAACTAATTGCTATATCTCTTTCCAAGAGGTGACATACCTccaagtatgaatgaatgaactaATTCAATTCCTTAGAATTGGACACTGGTGCACACAAGGTGCACTTATTGATAAATGTTATCGTGATTGTAATACTCTCAATTAAATCTGGATTCTTTAATCTGACTATACAACTTAAGAGTTGTTACAATGTCCCCGTAACATCCTTTCTGTGCTCCCGTCTTCCAGTGAGGTACgcataagacggtacgaccatcaaaGCAATGTGCTTTCCTGCCACAATCTGAATTCTGTGCTCATACTGTAGGCTCTGTTGGCTGGCCTCAGATGACAAACGCACCTAATAGGAACACCCAAGATATGAATCATACCGGTGCTGTTGTATCTGCTGTGGCATTGTTGGATGTGGTGGGAGCTGGAACTGCTTGGTTGGGACCAGCTGGTTTCACTTGTGTGGTTGTAGCTGCAGTGACCATACTTGGCTGAGCCACCTGACTGTTTAAAGTCTGAATCTGCTGTCCTTGTACCACTTGCTGAACACCAGTCACAGTTTGTGCATTGACAACCTGGAACAAAATGTCCATGGTAAGTCACATACCAAAATTACTTCTGTTACTTTCTGTAGAGCTTATGTACACAACCAGATAGAAGACTTCAACATTTAAAAGTAACCACTGTCAATTTTTACTCAaagtccccccccaaaaaattcccAAACAAACATCTTGGCTTCCTTAAATAGAGCTGATAATACTTTCAGTAGTTAGATAATCAAACCAATCACAGAACCCCTACAGAGTATTCTGTATATAATTACAATGTAATTAGACTGCCACAAACTTTAGTTTGGATATAATCATTACAATGAATATTTTCAGTGAAACATAAACAGCAAACATAATTACTGAGTAATAGTGTTGATACATGGGAATCAATACTACTATAAACAGTTCT
This genomic interval carries:
- the Taf12 gene encoding uncharacterized protein Taf12 gives rise to the protein MSQQVQQVVQGQVVQGQMVQVQGQVVSGTQVVNSAGQVVMSTTAGLTGISGQQLVTQLVPGQTMQGQVVHQATAPIGVSTTLASGLSQGQVVNAQTVTGVQQVVQGQQIQTLNSQVAQPSMVTAATTTQVKPAGPNQAVPAPTTSNNATADTTAPVLNKQRITELVREVDPNEQLEEEVEEMLLSIADDFIESTVNAACRLAKHRGARSLDVKDVQMYLERNWHMWLPGFGTDELRPYKRAPTTEAHKQRLALIRKAIKKY